Proteins encoded in a region of the Corynebacterium genitalium ATCC 33030 genome:
- a CDS encoding Ltp family lipoprotein, with amino-acid sequence MNTAYPGPNNDSNQRGGTSPRPNPYLSQQQGHAQPGQPAHPGNTGQPQSSYHRQVNQGGPYQGGQFTQPVQQYPFQGAQQPHQGSEQNFAAGPNGPGFGYQQGQQMPGYQGRPGASNPYTQGGTKKSNNGLITAIAVIGLLAALGLLAAVLLLTDGDDADSSASATSAPTSAIAPGIGGATGKETEPSTAPSSQASTGAASGAGSNEDALEAAQMYVDVGGVSKRNLKSLLGNTTYGHGYTQEAIDYALDNVDVDWNEEALEAAKELRDIQDTSDEELRSYLSIAAGFTDEEIDYALSKL; translated from the coding sequence ATGAACACCGCTTATCCCGGCCCGAACAACGACTCCAACCAGCGCGGAGGCACCTCACCTCGCCCAAACCCGTACCTGTCCCAGCAGCAAGGACACGCCCAACCCGGGCAACCAGCACACCCCGGTAACACTGGTCAGCCCCAAAGTTCCTACCACCGGCAGGTCAATCAGGGCGGGCCCTACCAAGGCGGGCAGTTCACTCAACCGGTGCAGCAGTATCCGTTCCAAGGCGCCCAGCAGCCGCACCAGGGGTCGGAGCAGAACTTTGCCGCCGGGCCCAACGGGCCTGGTTTCGGGTACCAGCAGGGCCAGCAGATGCCTGGATATCAAGGCCGTCCCGGGGCATCCAACCCGTACACGCAAGGGGGGACGAAGAAAAGTAACAACGGGTTGATCACCGCGATCGCGGTCATTGGGCTGCTGGCAGCACTCGGGCTTCTCGCCGCTGTGCTCTTGCTCACCGACGGAGACGACGCAGACTCGTCAGCGTCAGCAACGTCAGCACCGACGAGCGCCATCGCGCCCGGTATAGGCGGTGCGACCGGAAAAGAAACAGAGCCGTCTACGGCACCGAGCTCTCAAGCAAGCACTGGTGCCGCCAGTGGCGCTGGCAGCAACGAAGACGCCCTCGAAGCCGCGCAGATGTACGTTGATGTAGGCGGCGTTTCCAAGCGCAACTTGAAGTCGCTTCTCGGCAACACGACGTACGGACACGGCTACACCCAAGAAGCTATCGATTACGCACTCGATAACGTCGACGTCGATTGGAACGAAGAAGCGCTGGAAGCTGCTAAAGAATTACGAGACATTCAAGACACCAGCGATGAAGAACTAAGAAGTTACCTTTCCATCGCAGCTGGGTTCACTGACGAGGAGATCGATTACGCCTTAAGCAAGCTCTAG
- a CDS encoding 50S ribosomal protein L25/general stress protein Ctc yields the protein MANPVIKAEKREEFGKGASRRLRAAGRVPGVLYSSGEDNLHFHVDILEISALVRNDGTNAILELDIDGEKNLAMVKNIDQNVLTLNIDHIDLLGVKRGEKVNVEVPVTYEGEAAADAVVLQELDVVEIEVEALKIPDEIIVSIEGKEIGDQIFASDLQLPEGAELLTDPEFLVINVTYEQVDEELEAAAADVEEGGAEAGADTEGEDGDAEGTVEIADGGEGDEGASE from the coding sequence ATGGCTAACCCGGTTATTAAGGCCGAGAAGCGCGAAGAGTTCGGCAAGGGCGCTTCCCGCCGCCTTCGCGCCGCGGGCCGCGTCCCCGGCGTTCTCTACAGCTCTGGCGAGGACAACTTGCACTTCCACGTCGACATCCTCGAGATTAGTGCGCTTGTGCGTAACGACGGCACCAACGCCATTCTCGAGCTCGACATCGACGGCGAGAAGAACCTCGCCATGGTCAAGAACATCGACCAGAACGTTCTGACCCTGAACATCGACCACATCGACCTGCTGGGCGTGAAGCGCGGCGAGAAGGTCAACGTCGAGGTCCCGGTCACCTACGAGGGCGAGGCTGCTGCCGATGCCGTGGTCCTGCAGGAGCTCGACGTTGTCGAGATCGAGGTCGAGGCCCTGAAGATTCCGGACGAGATCATCGTGTCCATCGAGGGCAAGGAGATCGGCGACCAGATCTTCGCTTCCGACCTGCAGCTGCCGGAGGGTGCAGAGCTGCTCACCGATCCGGAGTTCTTGGTCATCAACGTCACCTACGAGCAGGTCGACGAAGAGCTCGAGGCTGCTGCCGCTGATGTTGAGGAGGGCGGCGCTGAGGCTGGCGCTGACACCGAAGGCGAGGACGGCGACGCAGAGGGCACCGTCGAGATCGCCGACGGCGGCGAGGGCGACGAGGGCGCAAGCGAGTAA
- the glmU gene encoding bifunctional UDP-N-acetylglucosamine diphosphorylase/glucosamine-1-phosphate N-acetyltransferase GlmU, protein MNTANTANTANQPRAVVVLAAGAGTRMKSTKQKTLHEIGGRSLLSHSLHAAAAIHPAHVVAVVGHQRDQVSPAVDAVAEEMRIQILQAVQEEQNGTGHAVQIGLTAIPEFTGTVVVTNGDVPLLTPETIEGLIDKHEREEAAVTVLSLEFDNPTGYGRIIRDSAGQVQEIVEEKDANDEQRRVREVNSGVFAFDGAVLRDALTRITSDNAQGELYITDVLGIARNDGRKVAAHIAPDARELAGVNDRVQLAEAGKELNRRLVERAMRAGATVIDPATTWIGVDVEVGQDVTIHPNTQLWGSTKIGDGAVIGPDTTLTDMEVGARASVVRTHGELGVIGDDATVGPFTYIRPGTELGARGKLGAFVESKNATIGEGSKVPHLTYIGDATVGVESNIGASSVFVNYDGVNKHRTTIGDHCRTGSDTMFVAPVTVGDGAYTGAGTVVTEDVPAGALAIKEGRQRNIEGWVEDKRPGTAAAEAAQRARES, encoded by the coding sequence GTGAACACTGCGAACACTGCGAACACTGCGAACCAGCCCCGCGCCGTTGTCGTCCTCGCTGCCGGCGCCGGAACCCGCATGAAGTCGACCAAGCAGAAGACTCTGCACGAGATTGGCGGCCGCAGCCTGTTGTCGCACTCGCTGCACGCGGCGGCGGCGATCCACCCGGCGCATGTCGTGGCGGTGGTGGGACACCAGCGCGACCAGGTCTCCCCTGCTGTCGACGCGGTGGCAGAGGAAATGCGCATCCAGATCCTCCAGGCCGTGCAGGAGGAGCAAAACGGCACCGGCCACGCCGTGCAGATTGGTCTGACCGCGATCCCCGAGTTCACCGGCACGGTTGTGGTCACGAACGGTGATGTGCCCCTGTTGACGCCGGAGACGATTGAGGGGCTCATCGATAAGCATGAACGCGAAGAGGCCGCGGTGACGGTGCTCTCCCTCGAGTTCGACAACCCCACCGGGTACGGACGCATCATCCGCGATTCTGCCGGGCAGGTGCAAGAAATTGTCGAAGAGAAGGACGCGAACGACGAGCAGCGCCGCGTGCGCGAGGTCAACTCCGGTGTCTTCGCCTTCGATGGCGCCGTGCTTCGCGACGCTCTGACACGCATCACCTCCGACAACGCCCAGGGCGAGCTCTACATCACAGACGTACTGGGCATCGCGCGTAACGACGGCCGCAAAGTCGCCGCCCACATCGCCCCCGACGCGCGCGAACTCGCCGGCGTGAATGACCGCGTGCAACTCGCCGAGGCCGGCAAGGAACTCAACCGCCGCTTGGTTGAACGCGCGATGCGCGCTGGCGCGACCGTGATCGATCCGGCCACGACGTGGATCGGCGTCGACGTGGAAGTCGGCCAAGATGTGACCATCCACCCGAATACGCAGCTGTGGGGCTCCACGAAGATTGGCGACGGTGCCGTGATCGGCCCTGACACCACCCTGACCGACATGGAAGTCGGTGCGCGGGCGTCGGTGGTGCGCACCCACGGCGAACTCGGCGTCATCGGCGACGACGCTACTGTCGGCCCGTTCACCTACATCCGGCCGGGTACAGAACTGGGCGCGCGCGGCAAGCTCGGTGCCTTCGTGGAATCCAAGAACGCCACGATCGGTGAAGGGTCAAAGGTGCCTCACCTGACCTACATCGGCGACGCGACCGTCGGCGTGGAGTCCAACATCGGCGCGTCCAGTGTCTTCGTCAACTACGACGGCGTGAACAAGCACCGCACCACCATCGGCGACCACTGCCGCACCGGCTCCGACACCATGTTCGTCGCTCCGGTGACCGTCGGTGATGGCGCGTATACAGGCGCAGGTACAGTAGTCACTGAGGATGTGCCCGCAGGCGCCCTGGCCATCAAGGAAGGTCGCCAGCGCAACATCGAGGGCTGGGTGGAAGACAAGCGCCCCGGCACCGCCGCGGCGGAGGCTGCCCAGCGCGCACGCGAGAGCTAA
- a CDS encoding amino acid permease, which translates to MPAPHIDPAGAGSAGGSSTVPAGPAATVTSDAPHSLQQRDAGLQRAMKSRQLQMIALGSAIGTGLFLGSAESIGYAGPGVLVTFLFVGAIVYLLMRMLGEMAVANPVSGSFAAYARDFIGPRAGFVAGWNWWYTTIVVGMIELTAMGTFLDFWFPQIPHWITALVTLVVVLIINAARVSIFAEAEYWLSLVKVIALVAMIILGFVLVLTPSADAGFHNLTDHGGFFPFGASGVVFSLVAVTFTFGGIMSIGTAAGETENPEHTIPKAINSVIWRILVFYIGGMSVILLLAPWDGQDSSESPFVRVLSFVGVDGAAHVLNLVILAAVASVCNTMTYSGARMLRDLSLNGQAPAYFGQTTRKGLPLRALLFNCALMGSVVLLNYFFEGKIFTVLLAVVVGSELITWAAVNFAHLNFRKSGRSSSFTAPLFPAANYICGAYFVLVLVLMAALPDYRVGLIAMAVWAIGLFIAATVMERPGGHGALRRETVQPHTL; encoded by the coding sequence GTGCCTGCCCCTCACATTGATCCCGCCGGCGCCGGGTCAGCTGGCGGGAGTTCCACCGTGCCCGCTGGGCCTGCCGCGACCGTGACATCGGATGCACCGCATTCGCTGCAGCAGCGCGACGCTGGATTGCAGCGGGCAATGAAAAGCCGCCAGCTGCAGATGATCGCGCTGGGCTCCGCCATCGGCACCGGTCTGTTCCTTGGATCCGCGGAATCGATTGGTTACGCCGGTCCAGGCGTGCTGGTCACCTTCCTCTTCGTCGGTGCAATCGTCTACCTGCTCATGCGCATGCTGGGTGAGATGGCGGTGGCCAACCCTGTCTCTGGGTCGTTTGCTGCGTACGCCCGCGACTTCATCGGCCCCCGCGCGGGCTTCGTCGCGGGTTGGAACTGGTGGTACACCACGATCGTGGTGGGCATGATCGAGCTCACCGCCATGGGCACGTTCCTGGACTTCTGGTTCCCGCAGATCCCCCACTGGATCACGGCGCTGGTCACCTTGGTGGTCGTGCTGATCATCAACGCCGCCCGCGTGAGCATCTTCGCCGAAGCCGAATACTGGCTGTCCCTCGTGAAAGTCATCGCACTCGTCGCGATGATCATTCTGGGTTTCGTGCTGGTGCTCACCCCCTCCGCCGACGCCGGGTTCCACAACCTCACCGACCACGGCGGCTTCTTCCCCTTCGGTGCTTCCGGCGTGGTCTTCTCACTCGTTGCGGTCACCTTCACCTTCGGCGGCATCATGTCCATCGGCACCGCCGCCGGAGAAACAGAGAATCCGGAACACACGATCCCGAAGGCCATCAACTCCGTGATCTGGCGCATCTTGGTCTTCTACATCGGCGGCATGAGCGTGATCCTGCTGCTGGCGCCGTGGGATGGCCAGGACTCGTCGGAAAGCCCCTTCGTGCGCGTGCTTAGCTTTGTCGGTGTTGACGGCGCCGCCCACGTGCTCAACCTCGTGATCCTCGCCGCGGTCGCCTCGGTGTGCAACACCATGACGTACTCAGGTGCCCGCATGCTGCGCGACCTGTCGCTCAACGGTCAAGCCCCCGCGTACTTCGGCCAGACCACGAGGAAGGGTCTGCCACTGCGTGCGCTGCTGTTCAACTGCGCACTCATGGGCTCTGTCGTGCTGCTCAACTACTTCTTCGAGGGCAAGATCTTCACTGTGTTGCTTGCCGTCGTGGTCGGTTCCGAGCTGATCACCTGGGCTGCAGTGAACTTCGCTCACCTGAACTTCCGCAAGAGCGGACGCAGCTCGAGCTTCACAGCACCGCTCTTCCCCGCTGCGAACTACATCTGCGGAGCCTACTTCGTGCTGGTCCTGGTGCTCATGGCCGCACTGCCCGACTACCGCGTCGGCCTCATCGCCATGGCTGTCTGGGCGATCGGCCTGTTCATCGCGGCGACAGTCATGGAGCGTCCCGGTGGTCACGGGGCGCTGCGGCGCGAGACTGTACAGCCTCACACCCTCTAG
- a CDS encoding multicopper oxidase family protein, translating to MGTISRRTFFKGMILASAAALTACAGPGGVRRGQPAPAGADADPRPLPIPPLYEGELDGTDGTTRRFELTAQEGEYEIVPGHTTKTWGFNGAWLGPTLLMRRGEHIEMTVRNEVPEPTVVHWHGLHLPAAADGGPALMFPPGESWTPSWDVDQPAATCWYHPHPHETSALHAYRGLAGAIIVADEGPETIDFPSDYGVDDIPVIITDAKFTADYQLDETIDPTYGLLGDTPLVNGITRPRFEASRRVLRLRLVNGATMRFHHLELGVPFQVIATDQGVLSGPALVDGILLSPGERAEILVYLEPGKDLTLRSTGVPDGGGLPREEAANGFGLRDTFDLLQIAVPETLEGSGEGEEGKLVWDIHSEEPSAEGVPEREWRLNGFQINEQSMDMARVDAVIDHSGPELWHVINENADWPHNFHIHNARFRVHDIQDGEIAFRDGWHDTITIPPRSRVSLLVVFGQYPDPTLAYMFHCHMLFHEDEGMMGQFVIVEPGQEPALDHPNH from the coding sequence GTGGGCACTATCAGCAGGCGGACGTTCTTCAAAGGCATGATTCTGGCCAGTGCCGCCGCGCTGACGGCCTGCGCTGGCCCCGGTGGTGTGCGCCGCGGCCAACCAGCGCCTGCTGGTGCCGACGCGGACCCGCGTCCACTGCCGATTCCGCCGCTGTACGAAGGCGAGTTGGACGGCACGGACGGCACGACCCGCCGCTTCGAGCTCACTGCGCAGGAAGGCGAATACGAGATAGTGCCCGGCCACACCACGAAGACCTGGGGGTTCAACGGGGCGTGGTTGGGGCCGACGCTACTCATGCGCCGCGGCGAGCACATCGAGATGACCGTGCGCAACGAGGTGCCAGAACCCACCGTCGTGCACTGGCACGGCCTGCACCTCCCGGCCGCAGCCGATGGTGGTCCCGCCTTAATGTTTCCGCCGGGGGAGTCATGGACACCGAGCTGGGATGTCGACCAACCTGCCGCGACGTGCTGGTACCACCCGCACCCGCACGAGACTTCCGCGCTGCACGCCTACCGCGGGCTCGCCGGCGCGATCATCGTCGCCGACGAAGGGCCGGAGACGATTGACTTCCCGTCCGACTACGGTGTCGACGACATCCCGGTGATCATCACCGACGCGAAGTTCACCGCGGACTACCAACTCGACGAGACGATTGACCCCACCTACGGCTTGCTCGGCGACACCCCGTTAGTCAACGGCATCACGCGCCCGCGGTTTGAGGCATCCAGGCGAGTACTGCGCCTGCGGCTCGTCAACGGCGCGACGATGCGCTTCCACCACCTTGAACTCGGCGTGCCGTTCCAGGTCATCGCCACTGACCAGGGGGTACTCAGCGGCCCCGCGCTTGTCGACGGCATCCTGCTCAGCCCCGGCGAACGCGCCGAGATCCTCGTCTACCTCGAACCCGGCAAGGACCTCACGCTGCGCAGCACGGGCGTGCCCGACGGCGGGGGCTTGCCCCGCGAGGAAGCCGCCAACGGATTCGGCCTCCGCGACACCTTCGACCTGCTGCAGATCGCGGTGCCGGAAACCTTGGAGGGCTCCGGCGAGGGTGAAGAGGGAAAGCTGGTCTGGGACATTCACAGTGAAGAACCTTCCGCTGAAGGGGTGCCGGAACGTGAGTGGCGGCTCAACGGCTTCCAGATCAACGAGCAATCCATGGACATGGCGCGTGTTGACGCCGTGATTGACCACTCCGGCCCCGAACTGTGGCACGTGATCAACGAGAACGCAGATTGGCCCCACAACTTCCACATCCACAACGCCCGGTTCAGGGTTCACGACATCCAGGACGGAGAGATTGCCTTCCGGGACGGATGGCACGACACCATCACTATCCCACCGAGATCGCGGGTGTCTTTACTTGTCGTGTTCGGCCAGTATCCCGACCCCACCTTGGCCTACATGTTCCACTGTCACATGCTCTTCCACGAAGATGAAGGCATGATGGGTCAGTTCGTCATCGTGGAACCGGGACAGGAGCCGGCACTAGACCATCCCAACCACTAG
- a CDS encoding ribose-phosphate diphosphokinase: protein MTGKKVESHKDLKVFSGRAHPELAENVARELGIDLVPTTARDFANGEIFIRFGESVRGADCFVIQSHAQPLNKWLMEQLIMIDALKRGSAKRITAILPFYPYARQDKKHRGREPISARLVADLLTAAGADRIVSVDLHTDQIQGFFDGPVDHMHAMPILTDYIKSKYSMDNLAVVSPDAGRVKTAEKWANTLGDAPMAFVHKTRDIDAANKVVANRVVGDVEGKDCVLLDDMIDTGGTIAGAVGVLKDAGARSVVIATTHGVFSDPARERLNDCGAEEIITTDTLPQSTEGWKNLTVLSIAPLLARTIHEIFENGSVTTLFEGQA, encoded by the coding sequence ATGACCGGTAAGAAAGTCGAAAGCCACAAGGACCTCAAGGTCTTCTCCGGCCGCGCCCACCCAGAGCTGGCGGAGAACGTGGCCCGGGAACTCGGCATCGACTTGGTCCCCACCACCGCCCGCGACTTCGCCAACGGTGAGATCTTCATTCGCTTCGGCGAGTCCGTCCGCGGCGCGGACTGCTTTGTCATTCAGTCCCACGCGCAGCCGCTGAACAAGTGGCTCATGGAGCAGTTGATCATGATTGACGCGCTCAAGCGTGGCTCCGCCAAGCGCATCACCGCGATCCTGCCGTTCTACCCCTACGCCCGCCAGGATAAGAAGCACCGCGGCCGCGAGCCGATTTCGGCCCGCCTGGTCGCTGACCTGCTCACCGCCGCGGGTGCCGACCGCATCGTCTCCGTGGACTTGCACACCGACCAGATCCAGGGCTTCTTCGACGGCCCGGTCGACCACATGCACGCGATGCCGATCCTGACCGACTACATCAAGTCCAAGTACTCCATGGACAACCTCGCCGTGGTCTCCCCCGATGCCGGCCGTGTGAAGACGGCTGAGAAGTGGGCCAACACGCTTGGGGACGCTCCGATGGCCTTCGTCCACAAGACCCGCGACATCGACGCGGCCAACAAGGTCGTGGCCAACCGCGTTGTCGGTGACGTTGAAGGCAAGGACTGCGTGCTTCTCGACGACATGATCGACACCGGCGGCACCATCGCCGGGGCTGTCGGCGTGCTCAAGGACGCTGGCGCCCGCTCGGTGGTCATCGCCACCACCCACGGCGTGTTCTCCGACCCGGCCCGCGAGCGCCTCAACGACTGCGGCGCCGAAGAAATCATCACCACCGACACCCTGCCGCAGTCCACCGAGGGCTGGAAGAACCTCACCGTGCTGTCTATTGCGCCGCTGCTCGCCCGCACGATCCACGAGATCTTCGAAAACGGTTCCGTGACCACGCTGTTTGAGGGCCAAGCTTAA
- a CDS encoding MFS transporter, with the protein MTADENESGGTSLPHEEHNARRFIWSNGFQNIGDQIVAPKTVLTWLFTSAGVPAAFTSFLVPIRESGSMLPQFALGPWVTSKSSRKGVWILGSVGQAICAALIAVSALLFDGTALGISVLILLAGLALFRAMCSIAGKDVQGRTISKGHRGMITGRATALGGGFTLAVGLILFFLPNDLPQWVMVALLALGASTWALAALVFAGIREPEYEPEDNATAHGFGHMWELVKGDRDLQKFLVVRSLMLVTALSTPFIVVLAQEQGTDLAGLGAFIVASGGAALLGGRVSGWWSDKSSKSTMAWAAATASVVLVLLVLSARLAPESVNAWVMPLGFFAVNLAHTTVRVSRKTYLVDMADGDRRTLITGASNTVMGIMLLVVGAVNSVIAVLGTQAVLLFLAVLGVCGVFGARNLKEVSAS; encoded by the coding sequence ATGACCGCAGACGAGAACGAATCGGGCGGCACGAGCCTCCCCCACGAGGAGCACAACGCCCGCCGCTTCATCTGGTCCAACGGGTTCCAGAACATCGGCGACCAGATCGTCGCCCCCAAAACCGTATTGACGTGGCTGTTCACCTCCGCCGGCGTACCGGCGGCATTCACCTCCTTCCTCGTGCCGATCCGCGAGTCGGGCTCGATGCTGCCACAGTTCGCACTGGGGCCGTGGGTGACATCCAAGAGCTCGCGCAAAGGCGTGTGGATCCTAGGATCCGTGGGCCAAGCAATCTGCGCCGCGCTCATCGCTGTATCCGCATTGCTTTTCGACGGCACCGCCCTCGGCATCTCCGTCCTCATCCTGCTTGCCGGCCTCGCGTTGTTCCGAGCCATGTGCTCCATTGCCGGCAAAGACGTCCAAGGACGGACCATTTCCAAGGGTCACCGCGGAATGATCACGGGCCGGGCGACTGCTCTGGGCGGCGGCTTCACCTTGGCAGTCGGCCTGATTCTGTTCTTCTTGCCGAACGACTTGCCGCAGTGGGTCATGGTCGCGCTGCTAGCTTTGGGCGCTTCCACGTGGGCGCTGGCGGCGCTCGTCTTCGCGGGCATTCGGGAACCGGAATACGAACCAGAAGACAACGCGACAGCACACGGCTTCGGTCACATGTGGGAACTGGTCAAAGGTGACCGAGACCTGCAGAAGTTCCTCGTGGTGCGCTCCTTGATGCTGGTGACCGCACTGTCCACCCCATTCATCGTGGTGCTGGCCCAAGAGCAAGGTACCGATCTCGCAGGTCTCGGTGCGTTCATCGTTGCCTCCGGCGGGGCTGCTCTGCTGGGAGGACGGGTGTCGGGGTGGTGGTCGGATAAGTCGTCGAAAAGCACAATGGCGTGGGCCGCCGCAACTGCCTCTGTCGTGCTGGTGCTGCTGGTGCTCAGCGCACGCCTGGCACCGGAAAGCGTGAACGCGTGGGTGATGCCGCTCGGATTCTTCGCGGTGAACCTAGCGCACACCACCGTGCGAGTGAGCCGAAAGACCTACCTCGTGGACATGGCGGACGGCGACCGCCGCACGCTGATCACGGGTGCCTCCAACACGGTGATGGGCATCATGCTGCTTGTCGTCGGCGCGGTGAACTCGGTCATCGCGGTCCTCGGCACCCAGGCCGTGCTGCTCTTCCTGGCTGTGCTGGGTGTGTGCGGAGTGTTCGGAGCGAGGAACTTGAAGGAAGTCTCCGCCTCCTAA
- a CDS encoding NAD-dependent succinate-semialdehyde dehydrogenase, which yields MMSKIDIDQLLEKVEKRLLIGGEWRDGSEGETFEVENPATGETIATMASASREDALKALAAADNARAEWEHTTPRERAEILRTAYDLMHERKAEFATLMSLEMGKTYAEAEGEVDYGSDYLLWFSEEANHFFGNTNAYPAKGNRMLTFRKPIGPCLLITPWNFPLSMATRKVAPALAAGNTVVVKPASKTPLTIQYFAQTMMEAGLPAGVINLVSTASSKDVSEPILADSRLRKLSFTGSTPVGVTLLKLAAENVVRTSMELGGNAPAIVFGDADMDVAVEGVKMAKMRNNAEACTAANRIFVHESVADEFTEKFVAAVKEMKVDDPFAEGADIGPLIDEQAQQDMQELVDDAVSHGGEILCGGTQLDRDGYFFEPTVVRGCSKEAKVYREEIFGPIAPIFTFKDEDELWELANDTEYGLASYVFSQNPDVIFRASDNLEFGIVGFNTGAVSDASIPFGGVKASGLGREGSKEGMLEYTEVQFVGMPDPYANN from the coding sequence ATGATGTCCAAGATTGATATTGACCAGCTTCTGGAAAAGGTAGAAAAGCGTCTCCTCATCGGCGGCGAGTGGCGCGACGGCTCGGAGGGTGAGACGTTCGAGGTAGAAAACCCGGCCACGGGGGAGACCATTGCAACCATGGCGTCGGCAAGCCGCGAGGACGCGCTCAAAGCGCTCGCAGCGGCTGATAATGCCCGCGCCGAGTGGGAGCATACCACCCCGCGCGAGCGAGCCGAGATCCTGCGCACGGCATACGACCTCATGCACGAGCGCAAGGCGGAGTTTGCCACCCTTATGTCCCTGGAGATGGGAAAGACGTACGCCGAGGCTGAAGGTGAGGTCGACTACGGCTCCGATTACCTGCTGTGGTTCTCTGAGGAAGCCAACCACTTCTTCGGCAACACCAACGCATACCCAGCCAAGGGCAACCGGATGCTCACCTTCCGTAAGCCGATTGGTCCCTGCCTGCTGATTACGCCGTGGAACTTCCCGCTGTCGATGGCCACGCGCAAGGTGGCTCCGGCGTTGGCGGCCGGCAACACCGTCGTGGTGAAACCTGCTAGCAAAACCCCGCTGACCATTCAGTACTTTGCGCAGACGATGATGGAAGCTGGCCTGCCCGCCGGCGTGATCAACCTGGTTTCCACCGCGAGCTCGAAGGATGTCTCCGAGCCGATCCTGGCCGACAGCCGCCTGCGCAAGCTTTCCTTCACCGGATCGACTCCCGTGGGCGTGACCTTGCTCAAACTGGCGGCGGAGAACGTCGTGCGCACGTCGATGGAGCTCGGGGGTAACGCGCCCGCCATCGTTTTCGGTGATGCTGACATGGATGTCGCAGTCGAGGGTGTGAAGATGGCCAAGATGCGCAACAACGCAGAGGCTTGCACCGCCGCGAACCGGATCTTCGTTCACGAGTCCGTCGCCGACGAGTTCACCGAGAAGTTCGTTGCCGCGGTCAAGGAGATGAAGGTCGACGACCCGTTTGCGGAAGGCGCTGACATCGGCCCGCTCATTGACGAACAGGCGCAGCAAGACATGCAAGAGCTTGTCGACGACGCTGTCTCCCACGGCGGCGAGATCCTCTGCGGAGGCACGCAACTCGACCGCGACGGCTACTTCTTCGAGCCCACCGTGGTCCGCGGCTGCTCCAAGGAAGCCAAGGTATACCGTGAAGAGATCTTCGGCCCGATCGCGCCGATTTTCACCTTCAAGGATGAGGACGAGTTGTGGGAGCTGGCCAACGACACCGAATACGGCCTGGCTTCCTACGTGTTCTCCCAGAACCCCGACGTGATCTTCCGCGCCTCCGACAACTTGGAGTTCGGCATCGTCGGCTTCAACACCGGCGCAGTGTCCGATGCCTCAATCCCGTTCGGTGGTGTCAAGGCGTCGGGTCTGGGGCGCGAGGGCTCGAAGGAGGGCATGCTCGAGTACACCGAGGTGCAGTTCGTCGGCATGCCAGACCCGTACGCGAATAACTAG
- the pth gene encoding aminoacyl-tRNA hydrolase, with protein sequence MATDSPILVVGLGNPGTIYAQTRHNAGAMVIDELLDRATPMPAQLSVHKKTNTEVAELAAGRLMPRRTILARTRGFMNVSGGPVKALASYYGTKPADIHVIYDELDLDFGQFKLRLGGGDHGHNGLKSVTKSLGTSDYHRLAVGIGRPPGRQAPADYVLKPFSKQEFAELPIVLADVADGLLEYCSPE encoded by the coding sequence GTGGCTACTGATTCCCCCATTCTGGTCGTGGGCCTAGGCAACCCGGGCACTATCTATGCGCAGACGAGACATAATGCGGGGGCGATGGTGATCGACGAGCTTCTGGATCGCGCTACCCCGATGCCCGCCCAACTGAGCGTGCACAAGAAGACCAACACTGAGGTCGCTGAACTCGCCGCGGGTCGTCTCATGCCGCGACGCACGATTCTCGCGCGCACGCGTGGCTTCATGAATGTCTCCGGCGGCCCCGTCAAGGCGCTGGCCAGCTACTACGGAACGAAGCCTGCCGACATTCACGTCATCTACGACGAGCTGGACCTCGACTTCGGCCAATTCAAGCTCCGTCTCGGCGGCGGGGACCACGGCCATAACGGGTTGAAGTCCGTCACCAAGTCATTGGGTACCTCCGATTACCACCGTCTCGCGGTGGGCATCGGGCGCCCGCCCGGGCGGCAAGCCCCCGCAGATTACGTGCTCAAGCCATTCAGCAAGCAGGAGTTCGCGGAGCTTCCGATCGTGCTCGCGGACGTGGCCGACGGGCTGCTGGAATACTGCTCGCCCGAATAA